A single region of the Lycium barbarum isolate Lr01 chromosome 2, ASM1917538v2, whole genome shotgun sequence genome encodes:
- the LOC132628784 gene encoding NAC domain-containing protein 55-like gives MEKLGEGYRFHPTDGEGLTFLLRFIAGQVMNDSGFITTNVDVYGKHEPWQIYDHGVPCGDDDDDDDDSDCTQYRYFITKLKKKSKSKYNRNVGNKGSWKQQDKGKPVIYSSSSPVIIGCKKSMSYVNKGYNKKDGNWLMKEYELSSVILQKFDEDCRDYVLCAIKKRPVTSSCHSETSTVTILNNFPDEVTCNSHSESETMGFLNFQESHQAVESNSTADEPLQLVERYDAGDSMQSNSSVQMAMSQSQLDVLEWDKNDLEELEGMLRDMQQDDMNIGEPLLATEASYTAMLNFVPEDVLSFDPWEILLDIDQILQGT, from the coding sequence ATGGAGAAACTTGGAGAGGGTTACCGTTTTCATCCGACAGATGGAGAAGGGCTTACTTTCTTGTTGAGATTCATTGCTGGACAAGTTATGAATGATTCTGGTTTCATCACCACTAATGTTGATGTTTACGGTAAACATGAACCATGGCAGATTTATGATCATGGAGTACCCTgcggtgatgatgatgatgatgacgatgacagcgACTGCACTCAGTATCGCTATTTCATCACAAAGCTCAAGAAGAAGAGCAAGTCCAAGTATAATCGCAATGTGGGAAACAAGGGCAGTTGGAAACAACAAGACAAGGGCAAACCAGTTATATACTCATCATCGTCACCCGTAATTATTGGATGCAAGAAGAGCATGTCTTACGTGAATAAAGGGTATAATAAGAAAGATGGGAATTGGCTGATGAAGGAGTACGAGCTCTCTAGTGTTATTCTTCAGAAATTCGACGAGGATTGCAGAGATTATGTGCTCTGTGCCATCAAGAAGAGACCCGTTACTAGTTCTTGTCATTCCGAGACTTCCACTGTCACAATCTTGAACAATTTTCCTGATGAAGTAACTTGTAATTCACACTCTGAATCTGAAACCAtgggtttcttgaattttcaagaaTCACATCAGGCTGTGGAATCGAATAGTACTGCTGATGAGCCGTTACAACTAGTGGAGCGATATGATGCAGGGGACTCTATGCAGAGCAATTCATCAGTACAAATGGCAATGTCACAATCCCAATTAGATGTTCTTGAATGGGACAAAAACGACTTGGAAGAATTAGAGGGGATGTTACGTGATATGCAACAGGACGACATGAATATTGGTGAGCCATTATTAGCAACAGAGGCCTCATACACTGCCATGCTCAATTTTGTGCCTGAAGATGTGCTTAGCTTTGATCCATGGGAAATTCTACTTGACATTGATCAGATATTACAAGGAACGTGA